A DNA window from Parabacteroides johnsonii DSM 18315 contains the following coding sequences:
- a CDS encoding transporter: protein MLNFLKNWTLPVAMLAGALGYFIFANFAFLEPTKPFMSSFISYLTPALIFAQLLLTFCKVQPHELMPSPWHGWLLLFQLASASLVAVLLIFVKMDGAYKEVFEGAMVCLICPTATAAAVITGKLGGSASSLTTYTLLSNILAAAVVPLMFPLVEPHADITFMVAFLKILSKVFPLLLCPFFLAMLFRYFLPKLHHYLLGFRDLAFYLWGVALAIVTAQTVKSLAESNAPVGVELLIALAGLVTCAIQFYLGKQIGTRYSDRISAGQALGQKNTVLAIWMAYTYLAPLSSVGPGSYVLWQNIINSWQLWKKRKNEMKY from the coding sequence ATGTTGAATTTTCTGAAAAACTGGACATTGCCTGTTGCGATGCTCGCCGGTGCATTAGGTTATTTTATCTTTGCCAACTTCGCTTTTCTGGAGCCGACAAAACCATTTATGAGTTCTTTTATCTCTTATCTGACTCCTGCCCTGATCTTTGCACAATTATTGCTGACTTTCTGCAAAGTGCAACCACACGAGTTGATGCCTTCTCCCTGGCATGGATGGTTGCTGTTGTTCCAGCTTGCTTCGGCTTCATTGGTAGCTGTGTTATTGATATTCGTGAAGATGGATGGTGCCTACAAGGAGGTTTTCGAGGGTGCGATGGTTTGCCTGATCTGCCCGACGGCTACGGCCGCGGCTGTTATCACCGGTAAGTTGGGAGGGAGTGCGTCCAGCCTGACGACTTATACATTGCTGTCGAACATTTTGGCGGCGGCAGTCGTCCCGTTGATGTTTCCGTTGGTAGAACCTCATGCTGATATAACTTTTATGGTTGCTTTCCTGAAGATATTGAGCAAAGTGTTCCCTTTGTTGTTATGTCCGTTTTTTCTGGCGATGTTATTCCGCTATTTCCTTCCGAAGCTGCATCATTACCTGTTGGGGTTCCGCGATCTTGCTTTCTATCTTTGGGGTGTTGCGCTTGCCATCGTGACGGCACAGACTGTGAAGTCTCTTGCCGAAAGCAATGCTCCGGTAGGAGTGGAGCTGTTGATAGCCTTGGCCGGATTAGTAACCTGCGCCATCCAGTTTTATTTGGGTAAACAGATCGGAACCCGTTATTCCGACCGTATCAGTGCTGGACAAGCCCTTGGACAGAAAAACACCGTACTTGCCATCTGGATGGCCTATACCTATCTGGCCCCGCTTTCTTCAGTTGGCCCCGGATCATACGTCCTGTGGCAAAACATTATCAATAGTTGGCAGTTGTGGAAAAAGAGAAAAAATGAGATGAAATATTAA
- a CDS encoding glycosyltransferase family 2 protein yields the protein MDISVVIPLYNEAESLPELFAWIERVMKEHNFSYEVIFINDGSTDNSWEVIEALKSKNPEVVHAVKFRRNYGKSPGLNCGFQRAKGDVVITMDADLQDSPDEIPELYRMITEDGYDLVSGWKKKRYDPLSKTIPTKLFNATARKFSGITNLHDFNCGLKAYKNIVIKNIEIYNDMHRYIPYLAKIAGFSKIGEKVVQHQARKYGTTKFGLNRFVNGYLDLITLWFTSKFGKKPMHFFGLWGSVMFFIGFIALVIVLSAKLISICTGDLRPLVTNSPYFYVSLTAMILGTQMFLAGFIGELISRDSPNRNKYKIETEL from the coding sequence ATGGACATATCAGTAGTTATACCACTGTACAATGAAGCCGAGTCTCTTCCAGAATTGTTTGCATGGATAGAGCGGGTGATGAAAGAACATAATTTCAGTTACGAAGTAATTTTTATCAATGACGGAAGCACGGACAACTCCTGGGAAGTGATCGAAGCCCTTAAAAGCAAGAACCCGGAAGTGGTACACGCGGTCAAGTTCCGTCGTAATTACGGCAAATCCCCCGGTCTGAACTGTGGTTTCCAACGGGCAAAGGGAGATGTGGTCATCACGATGGACGCTGACCTGCAGGACAGCCCCGACGAGATTCCCGAACTGTACAGGATGATCACCGAAGACGGTTATGACCTCGTGTCCGGTTGGAAGAAAAAGCGCTACGACCCGCTGTCGAAAACCATCCCGACCAAGCTGTTCAACGCTACAGCACGCAAATTCTCCGGCATTACGAACCTGCACGACTTCAACTGCGGGCTGAAGGCTTACAAAAACATCGTAATCAAGAACATAGAAATCTATAACGATATGCACCGCTACATTCCCTATCTTGCCAAGATAGCAGGATTCAGCAAGATTGGCGAAAAGGTGGTGCAACACCAAGCACGCAAGTACGGAACGACAAAGTTCGGACTGAACCGCTTTGTAAACGGTTACCTGGACCTGATCACCCTCTGGTTCACCTCCAAATTCGGCAAGAAGCCGATGCATTTCTTCGGATTATGGGGAAGCGTGATGTTTTTCATCGGTTTCATCGCACTGGTCATTGTGTTGAGCGCGAAACTGATTTCCATCTGTACGGGAGATTTGCGACCACTGGTCACCAACTCACCTTACTTCTATGTTTCGCTAACAGCCATGATCCTCGGAACGCAGATGTTCCTCGCGGGATTCATCGGAGAACTGATTTCAAGAGATTCACCTAACCGGAACAAATATAAAATCGAAACGGAATTATGA
- the pepT gene encoding peptidase T produces the protein MTVTDRFLKYVTFDTESSETTGVTPSTPGQRVFAEALVKELEEIGLEDITLDDKSYLMATLPANTAKEVPTIGFIAHLDTSPDMSGKDVEPRIVNYKGGDIVLCAEENVVLSPLMFPELNDYKEQDIIVTNGKTLLGADDKGGVAAIIASMKYLKDHPEIEHGKIRIGFTPDEEIGAGADYFDVEKFGCEWAYTIDGGQIGELEYENFNAAGAKVVFKGLNVHPGYAKDKMLNASLLAVEFASWLPVAQRPEHTTGYEGFFHLTGMGGTVEEASLSYIIRDHVRTAFEQKKELLHELVKRMNEMHPGSTTLEMRDQYYNMREVVEPKKFIVDLAFDAMKEAGVKPLVKPIRGGTDGARLSFMGLPCPNIFAGGLNFHGRYEFLPVKSLEKSMETIIKIAELLVKGNYTS, from the coding sequence ATGACTGTAACAGATAGATTTTTGAAGTATGTGACGTTCGATACCGAGTCGAGTGAAACTACGGGTGTGACTCCCAGTACGCCGGGACAACGTGTGTTTGCCGAAGCATTGGTAAAAGAGTTGGAAGAGATAGGATTGGAAGATATCACTCTCGATGACAAGAGCTACCTGATGGCTACTTTGCCCGCCAATACGGCGAAGGAGGTTCCGACGATCGGATTTATCGCCCATTTGGATACCAGTCCTGATATGTCAGGCAAGGATGTCGAGCCGCGTATCGTGAATTATAAAGGGGGAGATATCGTGTTGTGCGCCGAAGAAAACGTGGTGCTTTCGCCGCTTATGTTTCCCGAACTGAACGATTATAAAGAGCAGGATATCATCGTGACCAACGGCAAGACTCTGTTAGGAGCGGATGATAAGGGAGGCGTGGCTGCTATCATCGCCTCCATGAAATACTTGAAGGATCATCCGGAAATCGAACACGGCAAGATCCGTATCGGGTTTACGCCCGATGAAGAGATCGGAGCCGGAGCCGACTATTTCGATGTCGAAAAGTTTGGTTGTGAATGGGCCTATACGATCGACGGCGGACAGATCGGCGAGCTGGAATACGAGAACTTCAATGCTGCCGGAGCCAAAGTTGTTTTCAAAGGGCTGAACGTACATCCGGGATATGCCAAGGATAAGATGCTGAACGCATCGTTGCTGGCGGTAGAGTTCGCCTCTTGGCTGCCTGTTGCACAGCGTCCCGAACATACGACCGGTTATGAAGGCTTTTTCCATCTGACCGGCATGGGCGGAACGGTTGAGGAGGCTTCCCTTTCTTATATCATACGTGACCATGTGCGCACCGCTTTCGAGCAAAAGAAAGAGTTGCTGCATGAGCTGGTGAAACGAATGAACGAGATGCATCCGGGCAGCACGACGCTTGAAATGCGCGACCAGTATTACAATATGCGTGAAGTGGTCGAACCGAAGAAGTTTATTGTGGATCTGGCGTTCGATGCAATGAAGGAAGCCGGTGTCAAGCCTCTTGTGAAACCGATCCGCGGAGGAACGGACGGTGCGCGTCTTTCTTTCATGGGGCTGCCTTGCCCGAATATCTTCGCAGGCGGGTTGAATTTCCACGGACGTTATGAATTTCTCCCGGTCAAGTCGCTTGAAAAGAGTATGGAGACGATCATTAAAATAGCAGAATTGTTAGTCAAAGGTAATTATACATCATAA
- a CDS encoding helix-turn-helix domain-containing protein: METSIEKRVAELENLVFLSKNVLSFDEASKFLNLSKSYLYKLTSGNLIPHYKPQGKMLYFEKAELEAWLRQNPVKTQAQIEQEAQKYILNRPLKK, encoded by the coding sequence ATGGAAACAAGTATTGAGAAGCGAGTTGCAGAACTCGAAAATTTAGTGTTCCTTTCAAAGAACGTGCTTAGCTTCGATGAAGCGAGCAAGTTCTTGAACCTTTCTAAAAGTTACCTGTACAAGCTGACTTCGGGTAACTTGATACCCCATTACAAGCCGCAGGGCAAAATGCTTTATTTTGAGAAAGCGGAGTTGGAAGCATGGTTGCGTCAGAACCCGGTCAAGACGCAGGCGCAGATAGAGCAGGAAGCGCAGAAGTATATCCTTAACCGTCCTCTAAAGAAATAA
- the gcvT gene encoding glycine cleavage system aminomethyltransferase GcvT, translated as MKTTPFTDVHIALGAKMHEFAGFNMPIEYTGIIDEHMTVVNGVGVFDVSHMGEFWVKGPNALAFIQGITSNDASVLPIGKAQYTCFPNDKGGIVDDLLVYHYEPEKYLLVVNAGNIAKDWDWCVSHNTVGAELENSSDRTAQLAIQGPKAVEVLQRLTPVDLSSIPYYAFVTGEFAGCKNVIISNTGYTGAGGFELYFYLDDAMTIWNAIFEAGKPEGIKPIGLGARDTLRLEMGFCLYGNDLDDTTSPIEAGLGWITKFVEGKNFTNRAELERQKKEGVTRKLCAFELVDKGIPRHGYEIADAEDNIIGVVTSGTMSPVLKKGIGMGYVKPEFAKAGTEICIKVRGRNLKAQVVKAPFRK; from the coding sequence ATGAAAACAACTCCGTTTACCGACGTGCACATCGCACTCGGTGCCAAAATGCATGAATTTGCAGGTTTCAACATGCCGATCGAATACACCGGTATAATCGACGAACACATGACCGTTGTGAACGGTGTAGGTGTGTTCGATGTCTCCCACATGGGCGAGTTCTGGGTAAAAGGTCCGAACGCGCTGGCATTCATCCAGGGTATCACCTCGAACGATGCTTCCGTGTTGCCGATCGGCAAAGCTCAATATACTTGCTTCCCGAATGACAAGGGCGGCATTGTGGACGACCTGCTGGTCTATCATTATGAGCCGGAAAAATATCTTTTGGTTGTCAACGCGGGCAACATCGCCAAAGATTGGGACTGGTGTGTAAGCCATAATACGGTGGGGGCGGAACTGGAGAACTCTTCCGACCGTACCGCACAGTTGGCTATCCAGGGACCGAAAGCTGTTGAGGTTTTACAACGCCTGACGCCGGTCGACCTGTCTTCCATCCCTTACTATGCGTTTGTGACGGGCGAATTTGCAGGTTGCAAGAACGTCATCATTTCCAATACGGGATATACCGGAGCCGGTGGTTTCGAACTTTATTTCTACCTGGACGATGCCATGACGATCTGGAATGCCATCTTCGAAGCCGGCAAGCCTGAAGGGATCAAGCCGATCGGCTTGGGCGCACGCGACACGCTGCGCCTGGAAATGGGCTTCTGCCTGTACGGTAACGACCTCGACGATACGACATCGCCGATCGAAGCTGGCCTGGGTTGGATCACCAAGTTCGTCGAAGGCAAGAATTTCACCAATCGTGCCGAACTGGAACGCCAGAAGAAAGAAGGCGTTACCCGCAAGCTGTGTGCCTTCGAGCTGGTTGACAAAGGTATTCCTCGTCACGGCTATGAGATTGCCGATGCCGAAGACAATATCATTGGTGTGGTAACATCCGGAACCATGTCGCCAGTATTGAAGAAGGGTATCGGTATGGGATATGTGAAACCGGAATTCGCAAAAGCCGGGACGGAAATCTGTATCAAAGTCCGGGGGCGCAACTTGAAAGCCCAAGTCGTAAAAGCGCCGTTTCGCAAGTAA
- a CDS encoding IS110 family RNA-guided transposase translates to MNYSHFVGLDVGKKTFDASLMSAAEKELSHKSFDNTPEGIQSLLDWIAGYHLSLSKLLFCAENMGSYVTELSVSSVSMGFSLALVCPLTIKKSMGLQRGKNDRIDAKRIANYAVLHYRKLELYKLPNKDLVRLRGWIIIRDNLVKQKVSSIKLLETFSQMAKLADVTESISFLEEQLKSIKEKILEVEEDMEQLIAASTSLYTNYLLLRSIKGIGIINAIVLLCVTDNFQRFDTPRKFACYCGVAPFEHTSGISIRGKTQTSSLANKEVKVYLTRAAITAISWDPQMKAYYKRKIAEGKHKASVINAVRAKIIARSFAVIRRQTPFVALAV, encoded by the coding sequence ATGAATTATTCTCATTTTGTAGGTCTTGATGTAGGAAAAAAAACTTTCGATGCATCATTAATGTCTGCGGCCGAAAAAGAGTTGTCTCACAAGTCTTTTGATAACACTCCAGAAGGGATCCAATCTTTATTGGATTGGATAGCAGGTTATCATCTCTCTTTATCCAAACTCTTGTTCTGTGCTGAAAACATGGGAAGCTATGTCACAGAGTTATCTGTTTCCAGTGTCTCCATGGGATTTTCCCTGGCTTTGGTTTGCCCGTTGACCATCAAGAAGTCCATGGGCCTACAACGAGGCAAAAATGACCGCATTGACGCCAAAAGGATAGCGAACTATGCGGTATTACATTATCGAAAACTAGAGTTATACAAATTACCTAACAAAGACTTGGTGAGACTGCGGGGATGGATTATTATACGTGACAATTTGGTCAAGCAAAAAGTATCAAGCATAAAGTTATTGGAAACATTCTCCCAGATGGCTAAGTTGGCTGATGTGACAGAATCCATTTCTTTTTTGGAAGAGCAGCTCAAGTCGATAAAAGAAAAGATCCTGGAAGTGGAAGAAGATATGGAGCAACTAATAGCCGCCAGTACATCGCTTTACACAAACTACTTGCTATTAAGAAGTATAAAAGGAATAGGAATTATCAATGCCATTGTATTACTGTGTGTTACTGACAATTTTCAAAGATTTGACACCCCGAGGAAATTTGCCTGCTATTGTGGGGTTGCCCCATTTGAACATACTTCAGGTATTTCCATACGGGGAAAAACGCAGACTTCTTCATTGGCTAACAAAGAAGTAAAAGTATACCTTACCCGAGCAGCTATTACTGCCATATCTTGGGATCCGCAGATGAAAGCATATTATAAAAGGAAAATAGCGGAGGGGAAACATAAAGCATCTGTAATCAATGCAGTAAGAGCCAAAATCATAGCAAGATCTTTTGCTGTGATACGAAGGCAGACTCCATTTGTAGCATTAGCCGTATAA
- a CDS encoding nitroreductase family protein, with translation MNLLELAQKRCSVRKYASFPVEDEKLAYILEAGRMAPSAVNFQPWYFIIIRQEAGRTKIQECYAREWFRSAPLYILICGDHSQSWKRSSDQKDHMDIDVAIATEHISLAAAEQGLGSCWVCNFDTDLCRKHFNLPETIEPAIILTIGYPESPDLFEQTPKKRKALEEIIKEETF, from the coding sequence ATGAACCTGTTGGAACTGGCACAGAAACGTTGTTCGGTACGCAAGTACGCGTCCTTCCCAGTAGAAGACGAGAAATTGGCATATATCCTGGAAGCCGGACGTATGGCCCCATCGGCAGTCAACTTCCAGCCTTGGTATTTCATCATAATCCGACAAGAAGCAGGAAGGACAAAAATCCAGGAATGCTATGCACGCGAATGGTTCCGGTCCGCACCGCTCTACATTCTTATCTGCGGCGACCATAGCCAGTCATGGAAACGTTCTTCGGATCAGAAAGATCATATGGACATCGATGTGGCAATCGCCACGGAACATATCAGCTTAGCAGCCGCTGAACAAGGTCTGGGCAGCTGCTGGGTTTGTAACTTTGACACGGATCTATGCCGGAAGCATTTCAATTTACCAGAAACAATAGAACCGGCGATTATACTCACGATAGGTTATCCGGAAAGTCCGGACCTTTTCGAACAGACTCCCAAAAAACGGAAAGCGTTGGAGGAGATCATCAAGGAAGAAACATTTTAG
- a CDS encoding amidophosphoribosyltransferase: MGGFFGTISKSACSTDLFYGTDYNSHLGTRRGGMATYDKEAGFTRSIHNLESSYFRTKFEPALDKFVGNAGIGIISDTDAQPIVINSHLGKFAIVTVAKINNIEELEQDLLKANMHFSELSSGKTNQTELVALLITQGKNFVEGIENVYDRIKGSCSMLLLTEDGIIVARDKWGRTPIIIGKKDGAYAATSESSSLPNLDYEIDRFVGPGEILRLRADSIEQMRQPNEQMQVCSFLWVYYGFPVSCYEGRNVEEVRFQSGYKMGKKDESEVDCVCGIPDSGVGMALGYAEGKGAPYHRAIAKYTPTWPRSFTPANQELRSLVAKMKLIPNRAMLEGKRILFCDDSIVRGTQLRDNVNILYDYGAKEVHMRIACPPLIYGCPFLGFTSSKSPLELITRRIIKELEGDENKNLEKYATTDSPEYQKMVQIIAERFGLSSLKFNTLETLIEAIGLPKCKVCTHCFDGSSCF; this comes from the coding sequence ATGGGTGGTTTTTTCGGAACTATTTCTAAGTCGGCCTGTTCAACTGATTTATTCTATGGCACCGACTATAATTCTCATTTGGGGACCCGGCGCGGCGGTATGGCTACATACGATAAGGAAGCTGGTTTTACCCGTTCGATTCACAATCTGGAAAGTTCTTATTTTCGTACAAAGTTCGAGCCTGCTCTCGACAAGTTTGTGGGAAATGCCGGAATCGGTATCATCAGCGATACGGATGCGCAGCCGATTGTCATCAACTCCCATCTCGGTAAGTTCGCCATCGTGACGGTTGCCAAGATAAATAACATCGAGGAATTGGAACAGGATTTGCTGAAAGCGAATATGCACTTCTCCGAACTGAGTTCGGGCAAGACGAACCAGACCGAACTGGTAGCGTTGCTGATTACGCAGGGAAAGAATTTTGTCGAAGGTATTGAAAATGTCTACGACCGGATCAAAGGTTCCTGTTCCATGCTGTTGCTGACGGAAGACGGTATCATCGTGGCCCGTGACAAGTGGGGACGTACACCTATTATTATAGGTAAAAAAGACGGAGCCTATGCCGCTACCAGCGAATCGAGCAGTTTGCCTAACTTGGATTATGAAATAGACCGATTTGTCGGGCCGGGCGAAATCCTTCGCTTGCGTGCCGACAGCATCGAGCAGATGCGCCAACCGAACGAACAGATGCAAGTCTGCTCTTTCCTTTGGGTGTATTACGGTTTCCCGGTTTCTTGTTACGAAGGCAGGAATGTCGAGGAGGTCCGTTTCCAAAGTGGCTACAAGATGGGGAAGAAGGACGAGAGTGAAGTGGATTGTGTTTGCGGTATCCCCGATTCGGGCGTAGGGATGGCTTTGGGGTATGCCGAAGGTAAAGGGGCTCCTTACCATCGGGCGATAGCCAAATACACACCGACCTGGCCGCGTAGTTTCACTCCGGCTAATCAAGAGTTGCGTTCGCTTGTCGCGAAAATGAAACTGATCCCTAACCGGGCTATGCTGGAGGGTAAGCGGATTCTGTTTTGTGATGACTCGATCGTACGCGGTACGCAGCTTCGCGACAATGTGAATATCCTGTATGATTACGGAGCAAAAGAGGTGCATATGCGTATTGCCTGCCCGCCTCTTATCTATGGCTGCCCGTTCCTCGGCTTTACTTCGTCGAAGAGTCCGCTCGAACTGATCACCCGCCGGATCATCAAGGAGCTGGAAGGAGACGAGAACAAGAACCTGGAAAAATATGCGACGACCGACTCGCCGGAATATCAAAAGATGGTGCAGATCATTGCCGAACGTTTCGGCCTGAGCTCGTTAAAGTTCAATACGCTGGAAACACTCATCGAGGCAATCGGCTTACCGAAATGTAAAGTTTGTACACATTGTTTCGACGGAAGCAGCTGTTTTTAA
- a CDS encoding site-specific integrase yields the protein MAKKKQEVKLKEPVRIRFKQLANGNQSIYLDYYTGDVIRKENYVGGKRQYEFLKLYLIPEKTREDKAKNEATLALAKAIQSKRIVELQNDAHGFQNTNKSKANVIDYLMGIRSQSKERGSLNYEKTVGNTIRELKLFRGDYIAFRDIDKDFLNSFVDFLKQAKKASKFGLLKTGGVLSNNSVIAYYGVLRTAINRAYKEGIITVNPTKEFDFASKVKAEVSRREYLTIDELKLLIGTECKYEIMKQAFLFSCLCGLRVSDIRKLKWNDLQKSGERIRIEIKMQKTKEPLYLPISDEALKWLPQQNEAKGDDLIFPLTHEGTINKILQKWAKDAGVIKHISFHVARHTHATMMLTLGADLYTVSKLLGHKNIATTQIYAKIVDKKKEEAVSLIPNLTD from the coding sequence ATGGCGAAGAAAAAACAAGAAGTTAAATTGAAAGAACCTGTAAGGATTAGATTCAAGCAGCTTGCCAATGGCAACCAGTCTATTTATTTGGACTACTATACAGGTGATGTTATTAGAAAAGAAAATTATGTTGGCGGTAAACGGCAATATGAATTTTTGAAGTTGTACCTTATACCCGAAAAAACGAGGGAGGATAAGGCGAAGAACGAAGCTACATTGGCTCTTGCAAAAGCGATTCAGAGTAAGAGGATAGTGGAGTTACAAAATGATGCACACGGCTTTCAGAACACCAACAAATCAAAAGCGAATGTGATTGATTATTTAATGGGTATAAGAAGCCAATCTAAAGAGCGTGGCAGTTTGAACTATGAAAAGACTGTCGGTAATACTATCCGTGAGCTAAAGTTGTTCAGAGGGGATTATATCGCTTTTCGTGATATAGATAAGGATTTCTTAAATAGCTTTGTAGATTTCTTGAAGCAAGCGAAGAAAGCAAGCAAGTTTGGCTTGTTAAAAACTGGGGGAGTGTTAAGCAATAATTCAGTTATAGCCTATTATGGAGTGTTGCGTACTGCTATAAACAGAGCTTATAAAGAGGGAATTATTACGGTGAATCCTACAAAAGAGTTTGATTTTGCCAGTAAGGTAAAAGCGGAAGTCAGCCGCAGGGAGTATTTGACAATAGACGAGTTGAAATTACTTATTGGTACAGAGTGCAAGTATGAGATAATGAAACAAGCCTTTCTTTTCAGTTGTTTGTGTGGACTGCGTGTTAGCGATATAAGAAAATTGAAGTGGAACGATTTGCAGAAAAGCGGTGAGAGAATAAGAATTGAAATCAAGATGCAGAAAACCAAAGAGCCGCTTTATCTGCCTATATCCGATGAAGCGTTAAAGTGGCTGCCGCAACAAAATGAAGCAAAAGGCGATGATTTGATTTTTCCTTTGACGCATGAGGGGACTATAAATAAAATACTTCAAAAATGGGCGAAAGATGCAGGGGTTATTAAGCATATCTCGTTTCATGTTGCCCGCCATACCCATGCTACTATGATGCTTACATTGGGGGCTGATTTGTATACGGTTAGCAAACTGTTAGGGCATAAAAATATTGCCACAACCCAAATTTATGCGAAGATTGTTGATAAGAAAAAAGAAGAAGCTGTAAGTTTGATACCGAATTTGACGGACTGA
- a CDS encoding HU family DNA-binding protein, with translation MAVQYDFYKNPSPKDSKKRVRYHARVVPYGTVDTNKLTQRIHSRCTVTPADVKAVLSSLSDVVIEELKDGNRIHIEGLGYLQITLECPPIQSTKEIRAESIRFKSVAFRSEAELRKRLRIARFERAPRKNHSSGLVAGERLDALLAGYFATHDHITRIGFQTLYGFIRTTANRCLKELRETGKIDCLGAARASIYIVGKNLEVHSPGSQETTGL, from the coding sequence ATGGCTGTACAATATGATTTTTATAAGAACCCTTCTCCAAAGGATAGCAAGAAACGGGTGCGCTACCATGCGCGGGTGGTTCCTTATGGAACTGTCGACACGAATAAACTGACACAGCGGATACATAGTCGTTGTACGGTGACGCCGGCCGATGTGAAGGCTGTCCTTTCTTCGCTCAGTGATGTCGTCATCGAAGAGCTGAAAGATGGAAACCGTATTCATATCGAAGGGTTGGGGTATTTGCAAATCACGCTTGAATGTCCGCCGATACAATCTACGAAGGAAATAAGGGCGGAATCGATACGTTTCAAGTCGGTTGCTTTTCGGTCAGAAGCCGAGTTGAGGAAACGTCTTAGGATAGCACGCTTCGAACGGGCTCCGCGTAAGAACCATTCGAGCGGACTTGTGGCGGGCGAACGGCTCGATGCGCTTCTTGCTGGTTATTTTGCTACGCATGACCATATAACTCGTATTGGTTTTCAAACACTTTACGGTTTTATCCGTACCACGGCGAACCGCTGCCTCAAGGAGCTTCGAGAGACGGGTAAGATCGACTGTCTCGGTGCAGCACGAGCTTCGATTTATATAGTGGGGAAGAACCTTGAGGTGCATTCACCAGGCTCACAGGAAACAACTGGTTTATAG
- a CDS encoding manganese efflux pump MntP — translation MSFLEIVLLAVGLSMDSLAVSVTGGALIQNYRHHHMLKIGCVMGVFQAGMTIAGYLAGMSFKKYITAFDHWIAFLLLLYLGGKMIYESTQEQEEDCRTNPLCYKTLYGLGIATSIDALAVGISLACIESAIALEALTIGIVTFLLSAFGVYFGNHFGRKIDLKLDLIGGLILIGIGTKILIEHLYFNG, via the coding sequence ATGTCATTTTTAGAAATAGTGTTACTGGCAGTGGGATTGTCAATGGACAGTCTCGCAGTTTCTGTCACCGGCGGAGCTCTCATACAAAACTACAGACATCACCACATGCTGAAGATCGGCTGCGTGATGGGGGTTTTTCAAGCAGGGATGACCATAGCGGGCTACCTGGCGGGGATGAGCTTCAAGAAATACATCACGGCATTCGATCACTGGATCGCTTTCCTTCTGTTACTTTACCTCGGAGGCAAAATGATATACGAAAGCACCCAGGAGCAGGAGGAGGATTGCAGAACGAATCCTCTGTGCTACAAGACTCTGTACGGATTAGGCATTGCGACAAGTATCGATGCACTGGCAGTCGGCATATCGCTAGCCTGCATCGAATCGGCCATTGCGCTGGAAGCCCTGACAATAGGGATCGTCACCTTCTTGCTTTCGGCTTTCGGAGTTTACTTCGGAAACCACTTCGGCCGCAAGATCGATCTCAAACTGGACCTGATCGGCGGATTGATCCTAATCGGCATCGGGACCAAGATTCTGATTGAGCATCTTTATTTTAACGGATAA
- a CDS encoding DUF4199 domain-containing protein, which produces MEENKGLLLKCAMSYGLAMGIYWVIKYLFLIFGYSIPSLIFIYEGLSLAVPFIAYYLTKRYRQDIGGSISFFHAWRFGIMLYFFAALIVSIEHFIFFQFIAPPDFLSNTITQAIVALKNAGFNSEVIETISRTNFTPIHMAIQQIFNNIFYGIILSIPVAALVCRGRTASPVPEEK; this is translated from the coding sequence ATGGAAGAGAATAAAGGTTTACTGTTGAAGTGCGCGATGTCTTATGGCCTGGCGATGGGCATCTATTGGGTGATAAAATATCTGTTCCTTATTTTCGGATATTCCATCCCCTCGCTCATCTTTATTTATGAAGGCCTAAGCCTTGCCGTTCCTTTCATAGCCTACTACCTGACCAAGCGTTACCGGCAGGACATAGGAGGAAGCATCAGTTTCTTCCACGCATGGCGGTTCGGAATCATGCTGTACTTCTTTGCTGCCTTGATCGTCTCGATCGAGCATTTCATATTCTTTCAGTTTATCGCTCCGCCCGACTTCCTGAGCAATACGATTACACAAGCTATAGTAGCGCTGAAGAACGCAGGCTTCAACAGCGAAGTGATCGAGACCATCAGCCGGACCAACTTCACTCCCATCCACATGGCTATTCAACAGATTTTCAATAATATATTTTACGGAATCATATTATCCATACCGGTAGCAGCACTGGTTTGCCGAGGTCGAACAGCAAGCCCTGTGCCCGAAGAAAAATAA